The genomic window TCAAGGAATTCTGAGCGCACGTTCGGGCGAGGGCGCGGCCCTCTGGGGCCGTTACCTGAACCCGGTAGCACCCAAGGTGCTCCACTCGATCGGGTTCGACCGCCAGTGGGAGCGGGCGGGGGGGAGCTACATCCATGACTCCACCGGCGCCCGCTACCTCGACTACCTGTCCGGGTTCGGGGTGTTCGGGGTGGGCCGCTCGAACTACAAGGTCCGCCAGGTGCTCCACGACGCCCTCGACGCGGATCTCGCCGACATGGTGCAGATGGACACCCCCCTGCTTGCAGGCCTGCTCGGGGAGGCTCTCATCGAGCGGGCCCCGTACCTCGACAGGGTGTACTTCTCCAGCAGCGGCACCGAGGCGGTCGAGGCGGCGCTGAAGTTCGCCCGGTACTCGACGGGCCGGCGGCGGGTGATCTACTGCGACCACGCCTTCCACGGTTTGACGTCCGGCTCACTTTCGGTGAACGGAGCCAGGGAGTTCAGGGCCGGGTTCGGGCCGCTCCTGCCCGCGACGATGGTTCCTTTCGGCGACCTCGACGCGCTCCGCCGCGAACTGGCCGCAGGCGATGTCGCCGCCTTCATCGTCGAACCGGTACAGGGAAAGACGGTCCTGGTCGCGCCGCCGGGCTACCTGGCCGAAGCGGCCGCGCTCGTGCACAAGCACGGGGCCCTCCTGATATGCGACGAGGTTCAGACCGGGCTCGGGCGCACCGGCAAGTTCCTGAGCCACGAGTACGACGAAGTCGAGCCGGACATCGTCACCGTCGCCAAGACGCTCTCCGGCGGCTTCGTCCCGGTAGCCGCGACGATGGCGACCAACGCTGTGTTCGAGAAGGTCTACTCCGGGCTGGACCGCATGCTGGTCCACGACTCGACCTACAGCGGCAACACGTTGGCCATGGCCGCCGGCTTGGCGACGCTGGCCATCCTCGACGACGAGGGGCTGATCGCGAACGCCGCGACGGTCGGAGCGGAGATCCAGTCGAAGCTTCGCGAGGCCGCCTCACGATACGAGCTCGTGAGCGACGTTCGCGGCCGGGGACTCATGATCGGCATCGAGTTCGCCCGGCCCGGGTCGTGGCGGCTTCGCCGGCGCTGGGGACCCTTGACCGCCGCCCGGCGGGGCCTGTTCACCCAGATGGTCGTGTGCGCCCTGTTCGAGCAGCACCACATCGTCACCCAGACCGCCGGCGACCACGTCGACGTGCTCAAGATCCTCCCGCCCCTCGTGACCAACTCCGAGGAGGCCGGTTATTTCGTCGAATCGTTCTGCTCGGTGATGGACTCGATCCACGACAGCTCCCGCCCGGTGTGGCACTTCGGATGGGGGCTCACCACCCGGGTCGCCGGGGTTCAGGCCGGACGCAGAGGCAGTCGAGGCGCATCGAGAGGTCGGTCTGCCCTGCGTTCGCCGAAGACGGACTGAGCCCCTGGCTGCCCTCGAAGCGGGTCTCGGCTCCTAGTCCTCGTAGTAGCGCAGCTCGATGGTGTTCCCGTCGGGATCTCGCACGTACAGCGAGGTGCCGTCGCCCCTGGCGCCGAACCTCTTGCCGGGCCCGTCCAGCACATCGAACTTACCGCTCGATTTGATCTGCTCGAAGTCGGTGGGCTCGACGACGAGGCAGAAGTGATTGAGGTTCTCACCCGTCCGTGGCAGCTCGAACAGGTCGATGATCGTGCTCTCGTTGAGCCTGACCGAGGGAAAGGGGGCCTCGCCGTCGCGCCACTCCTCGACCCGCACTCCCTCCAGACCCAATTCGTAGCGGTAGAACGCGAGGCTCTTCTCCGCATCCGCCACATTCACGACTATGTGATCGAGTCCCGTCACCCGCAATGTCATGGACTCATGATCGCGCGACCTGACACGGAGATTGTCATAGCGGCGCGGTCTTGATGGCCCTCAAATCATCCAACGCCGGAGCGAATGTCGACTCGAGCCAACCGCCCGGGTCGTCGCCCACGGCACCGGTCACGAGCGTCGATACGCCAACCCCTGCAAAGGCTTCGGCGCCGCGCACGACCTCTGCCACGCCGGCGCCGGGCGGAAGGTCGCGGTACATGGCAGTCACCTCGATTTCGTTGGGGTCCCGACCGACGGCGTCGCAATGGCGGCGGAGGACATCCACTTTGTGGGCTACTTCTTCGGGCCCGCCGAACAGGTTGCACGAGTCCGCGTACTGTGCGACCAACCGAAGCGTCTTGCGTTCGCCGCTGCCGCCGATGAGGAGCCGCGGTCTGGGGCGGCTCACCGGCTGGGGACTGCAGAGGGTGGCCTCGAGCTGATAGTGACGACCTTCATAGGGCCCGTTGTCGTCGCTCCACATCTGAAGGCAGATCTGGATCGCCTCCTCCAGTCGTTCGAATCGCTCGCGTGTCGATGGAAATGGCACGCCGAGTCCCTTGTGCTCGCGCTCGTACCAGGCGGCCCCAATTCCCAACTCCGCCCTGCCACCCGACAGAACGTCGAGCGTGGTGACGATCTTGGCCAGCAAGCCCGGATGCCGGTAGGTGACGCCCGTGACGAGCAAGCGCAACCGCAGACGCTCGGTGACGCCGGCCAAGAAGCCGAGCGCGGTGTAGCCCTCGAGCATGGGGTCTTCCGCCGGTGCCATCCAGTCCATCTGGAAGTAGTGATCCATGAAGGACATCGTCCGGATGCCGATCGCTTCCGCCCGCTTGGCGAGATCAGAGACGCCGGGGCCGATTCCTGAGGGCCCACCGGCCCAGTCGAATCGGGAGACATGCAGATCTAGTTCCATGGCTCCTGTCTAGCGCCCTTGGCGTGTGCCATTCTCCGTCACGTCCCGACCAGGCCGGCACCTGATCCCGGTTACTGGATGAGTGCCAGAGTCTGCCCTGCGGCAGCAGCTGTGGTGAACATCCTCCCGATCAGGGCCTAGCTTGGCGGGGCATGGCTATCCAGGTCGCGGTCGTCGGCGCGTCCAACGCGACCGACGAACTGACCGGAGCTGCCGAAGTCGTCGGTGCCACGCTGGCGTCCGCCGGCGCGGTGCTCGTCTGCGGCGGTCTCGGCGGTGTCATGGAAGCGGCCTGTCGCGGGGCTAAATCGTCGGGAGGGGTCACGGTCGGCTTCCTGCCGGGACCCGACAAGACCACCGCAAACCGGTGGGTGGACATCTCGGTTCCCACTGCCATGGGCGAAGGCCGGAACATCCTCGTGGTCCGTTCGGCCCAAGCGGTGATCGCGCTCGGCGGCGAGTACGGAACCCTCTCCGAGATCGCGCTGGCTCTGCGGGCCAATATCCCCGTGGTCGGACTCGCCACCTGGAACCTCACGCGAGGTACCGGGGTACCCGACTCCGGGATCGTCTATGTCGACGATCCTGTCGAAGCGGCCACCACAGCGCTCAGACTTGCGTCGATCCGAGGCGCAGACACCTCGCACCGTGCGCAGCCGTTTCGACCCAGTCCCTAGACCTCGAAACCCAGCCCCTGTACCGCGGCCAGGAACTGAGCCGACGCGAGGTGAGCTTCCTTCGACGGCGGCACCTTGGAGCGCTCCGGGTCGTCGATGAAAGACCTCACCGACCTCCGGATGGACTCCGCAGTCGTCATGCAGGCGGTTGCGCCTCCGAGCTCCAACTCGTGCATCAGGTTCTCCCGCCCGTGCCCGGGGACCACGTCGAGCAGCACGATCCCCCGGCCGATCGTTCGCGCCTCCCTGCACGTGTCGCCGGAGCTGGTGACTACCACGTCGCACGCCGACATCAGCTTCGGCACCTCGTCTGTGAAGCCAAACGGGATCACGTGAGGTTGCGAAAAGGCGATCGAGCGGAGACGCTTCTCGAGGGTGGCGTTCGTGCCGGCAACGGCGAGCACCCAGATCCCGTCCTCGGCCAGCGACTTCGCGGCGAGGTCGAGAGGGCCGAGACCCCAGGCGCCGGACATGAGCAGCACGCAGTGGGCGTCGCGCGGGATTCCGAGCGACTCCCGGGCCTCCGTTCGCGGGGGCGCCGTGTAGAAACCTGGTCTGACCGGAGCGGTGATCACCTCGATCCTGGCCTCCGGCCAGTACCGGCGAACGGACTCGCCCGACGCGGGGGAGGTGACGAGGAATAGATCGGTGCTCTCGTGGACCCACATCCGGTGCGCGAACGAATCGGTCATCGCGACGATCGACTTGAACGAGTACCCGTCAGCCTTCAACCGAGCGGCCACCCCGGCGCCGGTTGCGAATACCGGAACCACGAGCTCCGGCCGAACCTCGTCCATCACCTTCCTCAGATGCGGGTGCATCCGCCCGACAGCAACGCGGTCCAGCCAGCGGGCAATCCTCCCGTCGTCGCGCAGCTGGGAGAAGTGGAACGCGTCGTAGAGCGCGTTGACCGACACCAGTCGCCGGAAGACCCAGTTGCCTAGTGCGTCGGCTCCGGACCCGAGCATGTGCATAGCGTCGATGGTCTCGCACTTGACTCCCCTCGCCTGGAGGGCGGCTACACACGCCTCTGCAAGAACGTCGTGACCCTTGCCCAGCGAGCCGGACACGAAGAGGGCCTTGGTCAGCTTCAACTGTTCAGTTTTTCGATTGTGGAACGGACTCCTTCGATGACCTGATCGACCTCCGCACTGGTCATGTCGGAGTGCACGGGCAGGCAGACATGGCGAGCACAGAGATCCTCGGCGACGGGAAGTGGCTCATCCGCAAATCCCTTGAACACGGGTTCCAGGTGGAGGGGTGTCGCGTACACCTCCCCGCTCATCCCGACCGAGAAATCCTCCCGGATCCTCGACTTGAACTCGTCCCGGTCCACGCCCTCATCGAGAACGGCGATGTACTTGTAGTAGTTGCTGTCCGATCCGGGGCTGGGAACGAGGGGGGTTAGCCCGCGACAATCCTTCAGGCCCTCGTCGTAGCGGGACGCGACCGTCCGCCTGACGGAAAGGAAGTCCTGGAGCCGGCTGAGATGAACCATCGCCACGGCGGCTTGGAGCTCGCTCATCCGCCAGGCCGACCCCAACCGGACATGGCCGCCTTCGAGGAAGCTGGCCTTGCCCTGATCGCGGTAGATGCGGGCCTCGTCTCGAAGCGCCTGGTCAGATGTGAGGATCAGTCCGCCTTCAGCGCTCGCCACCACCTTGGTCGGATAGAAGGAGAATGCCGCCGCCCTCGACCAGCTCCCGGCCGCCTTTCCTTCGAGGCGCGATCCGTGTGCGTGGGCAGCGTCTTCGATCAGCGCCACACCGCGTTCCTCGCACAGCCCCCGGATCTTCTCGATCTCAGGGCTGATAGCCCCGCCGATGTGCACGTGCAGCACAGCCGACACGCCTGGTCGCAGCGCGGCTTCCACTGTCGAAGCCGACAAGGCAAGCGTTGCCGGGTCGATGTCAGCGAAACGTGGCCGGCCCCCAGCGTGCAGCACGGCTGCGGCCGTCGCGTAGAAGGTGTTGGCTGGCACCACGACCTCGGAATCCTCGACCCCCACGCAACGAAGGATGATCTCGAGAGCGCTCGTGCCGGAGTTGGTGCCAACCGCATAACCACCGCCGTGCGCCGCAGCGAAGGCATCCTCGAACTGGCTGGTCAATGGTCCGAGGGTGAGGGTGCCACTGGCCAGCGCCGAGTCGACGAGTTCGAGCACCCGCCGGCGGTCGTCGGCGTTGAAGACCACCCGCGCGGGTGGGACGAACGGTCGCGCCGGAGGGAGGGATGGAGCTGTCAAAGGCTCGCGAGCGGCTCGCGGTGCTGGACGGTCTCATGGCTGCCGGATCGGCTCAACCACACGAGTCCGGCGGCCATCACGATGATCGACAGGACGACGAAGGGGCCCCTGGCCCCGCCGAGGTGCAGTGTCTCGCCGAACAGCCCGACGCCGATGCCACAGCTGACGAGGGGCTCGGTCACCGTTATGAGCGGAATGGAGATCTTCGGCTGTCCCGTCTGATAGGCGGTCTGGGTTATGAGCATGGCGGCCAGGCCCGCCGCGCAGAGAGCGTAGGGGATCCACGTCTTGAACATCGTCACGTAGCCGTGGTCAGTGGCGCTCGCCAGCGCCTTGGTCAGCACGGCCATGAAGGCGTCGCCGAGGCCGGCCGCCAGCCCGAGCGCGGCGGCCCGGCGCCGCTTCGGGCCGGTGACGCCGACCCAGATCAGTGTGCCCAGCACGGCGAGCATCGACACCCCGGTCGCGACCCAGTCGATGGCGTCGGCGGAACCCGAGCTGCTGTCGCTGGGGGCAGCGATCACCAGGAAGGCACCGAGACCGGCGACGACGGCGACGACAGCCAGCCAGTCCCTCGGCTCGACCGTCTGCTCGTTCCAGGACGCGGATATGGCGATGGCGAAGATCAGGGAGGTCGTGATCAGCGGTTGGACCACGACGAGCGAGCCGTGGCGCAGAGCCCCGACCTGCACGACGAAGGCGGCGATCTCGGCTGCCACGCCCAGCAGCCAGAGCGGCTGGCAGGCGACGCGCAAGAGCAGACCCGGGCGGGCGGCCAGCTCGTCGGGCACCTGGGACGCAGGTCGTTGCTGGAATGCGACCCCCGTGCCGAACAGCGCCGAAGCCAGAAGCGCGAGGGCGACCGTCATGCTGCCCTCCAGCCTATGGGCTTCGCCAACGGCGCTGGGGTTGGAGAGACGAACCGGACATCGTCGAGAACCAGGAGCCGGCCAGGATGAGAGCGAACCCGATCGCGGTCGCCGCCGAGAACGGCTCTCCGAGCGCCGCCACCCCGAGCAGAACGGCCACGGCCGGGTTGAGGTACGTGATGACTGTCGCCCTCGTGGACCCGATCTCCTTGATGAGCTCGAAGAAGGCCACGAAGGCGAGTGCAGTGCACACCAGACCGAGTACAACCACCGAAGCCACCGCACCGCCGCTCGGGACGCGTTCCGGATGCAGCCACACCGCGACGGGCAGGTACCCCAAGGCGACAAGGGCGAGCGATACAGCGGCCAGGGCCAGGCTGGACAGGTCACGGAAGTACCGCGCGGCGAGATGCGGCCCGATGGCGTAGCCGATGGCGACGAGGATCACCTCCACCACAGACCCTGTGTCGCCGTGCACGTCCAGTCCGAGCAGGACCGCGACACCTGCCAGGCCGATCAGCAGTCCCGCTATTCCGCGAGCGCCGAGGCGGTCGCGGTGGCGGGTCGCGATGCCGAGGAGCACGCCGAAAAGCGGTACCGTCGCCACCAGCAGCCCGGAGAGTGAGCTGGGGAGTCGGCGCTCGGCATCGGACAGGAGCAGCCAGGGGATCGCGAGCTCCGCGACGGTGTACACCAGGAATGGCTTCCAGACTCTCATCAGCGGCCCGAGTTGACCTTGACGGGCCGCCAACGGCAAGAGAACGAGGGCGCCTATGGCCGTTCGGGCCTCGACGACCAGGGGCGGCGACAGGTCGCGAACGGCGATCTTTATCAGCAAATAGGGGATCCCCCATACGACCGACATCAAGGCAAACAACGCAGCACCGCGCCTCGTCACTTGTTTGGGCCTAAAATGCATGATGGCCGTCGGGCACGCAGGGTGTCCCGAGGCGAGGTGATGGAGGACCGAAACTGCCCCAAGGCAAAGAAGACGCGATCGTGCTGGAGGGCACGGTGAGCGAAG from Acidimicrobiales bacterium includes these protein-coding regions:
- a CDS encoding aspartate aminotransferase family protein translates to MGFDLQGILSARSGEGAALWGRYLNPVAPKVLHSIGFDRQWERAGGSYIHDSTGARYLDYLSGFGVFGVGRSNYKVRQVLHDALDADLADMVQMDTPLLAGLLGEALIERAPYLDRVYFSSSGTEAVEAALKFARYSTGRRRVIYCDHAFHGLTSGSLSVNGAREFRAGFGPLLPATMVPFGDLDALRRELAAGDVAAFIVEPVQGKTVLVAPPGYLAEAAALVHKHGALLICDEVQTGLGRTGKFLSHEYDEVEPDIVTVAKTLSGGFVPVAATMATNAVFEKVYSGLDRMLVHDSTYSGNTLAMAAGLATLAILDDEGLIANAATVGAEIQSKLREAASRYELVSDVRGRGLMIGIEFARPGSWRLRRRWGPLTAARRGLFTQMVVCALFEQHHIVTQTAGDHVDVLKILPPLVTNSEEAGYFVESFCSVMDSIHDSSRPVWHFGWGLTTRVAGVQAGRRGSRGASRGRSALRSPKTD
- a CDS encoding VOC family protein yields the protein MTLRVTGLDHIVVNVADAEKSLAFYRYELGLEGVRVEEWRDGEAPFPSVRLNESTIIDLFELPRTGENLNHFCLVVEPTDFEQIKSSGKFDVLDGPGKRFGARGDGTSLYVRDPDGNTIELRYYED
- a CDS encoding LLM class F420-dependent oxidoreductase; its protein translation is MELDLHVSRFDWAGGPSGIGPGVSDLAKRAEAIGIRTMSFMDHYFQMDWMAPAEDPMLEGYTALGFLAGVTERLRLRLLVTGVTYRHPGLLAKIVTTLDVLSGGRAELGIGAAWYEREHKGLGVPFPSTRERFERLEEAIQICLQMWSDDNGPYEGRHYQLEATLCSPQPVSRPRPRLLIGGSGERKTLRLVAQYADSCNLFGGPEEVAHKVDVLRRHCDAVGRDPNEIEVTAMYRDLPPGAGVAEVVRGAEAFAGVGVSTLVTGAVGDDPGGWLESTFAPALDDLRAIKTAPL
- a CDS encoding TIGR00725 family protein, producing MAIQVAVVGASNATDELTGAAEVVGATLASAGAVLVCGGLGGVMEAACRGAKSSGGVTVGFLPGPDKTTANRWVDISVPTAMGEGRNILVVRSAQAVIALGGEYGTLSEIALALRANIPVVGLATWNLTRGTGVPDSGIVYVDDPVEAATTALRLASIRGADTSHRAQPFRPSP
- a CDS encoding DegT/DnrJ/EryC1/StrS family aminotransferase; translated protein: MTAPSLPPARPFVPPARVVFNADDRRRVLELVDSALASGTLTLGPLTSQFEDAFAAAHGGGYAVGTNSGTSALEIILRCVGVEDSEVVVPANTFYATAAAVLHAGGRPRFADIDPATLALSASTVEAALRPGVSAVLHVHIGGAISPEIEKIRGLCEERGVALIEDAAHAHGSRLEGKAAGSWSRAAAFSFYPTKVVASAEGGLILTSDQALRDEARIYRDQGKASFLEGGHVRLGSAWRMSELQAAVAMVHLSRLQDFLSVRRTVASRYDEGLKDCRGLTPLVPSPGSDSNYYKYIAVLDEGVDRDEFKSRIREDFSVGMSGEVYATPLHLEPVFKGFADEPLPVAEDLCARHVCLPVHSDMTSAEVDQVIEGVRSTIEKLNS
- a CDS encoding DMT family transporter, whose product is MTVALALLASALFGTGVAFQQRPASQVPDELAARPGLLLRVACQPLWLLGVAAEIAAFVVQVGALRHGSLVVVQPLITTSLIFAIAISASWNEQTVEPRDWLAVVAVVAGLGAFLVIAAPSDSSSGSADAIDWVATGVSMLAVLGTLIWVGVTGPKRRRAAALGLAAGLGDAFMAVLTKALASATDHGYVTMFKTWIPYALCAAGLAAMLITQTAYQTGQPKISIPLITVTEPLVSCGIGVGLFGETLHLGGARGPFVVLSIIVMAAGLVWLSRSGSHETVQHREPLASL
- a CDS encoding EamA family transporter produces the protein MTRRGAALFALMSVVWGIPYLLIKIAVRDLSPPLVVEARTAIGALVLLPLAARQGQLGPLMRVWKPFLVYTVAELAIPWLLLSDAERRLPSSLSGLLVATVPLFGVLLGIATRHRDRLGARGIAGLLIGLAGVAVLLGLDVHGDTGSVVEVILVAIGYAIGPHLAARYFRDLSSLALAAVSLALVALGYLPVAVWLHPERVPSGGAVASVVVLGLVCTALAFVAFFELIKEIGSTRATVITYLNPAVAVLLGVAALGEPFSAATAIGFALILAGSWFSTMSGSSLQPQRRWRSP